The genomic DNA CACAATCCATATTTCACGGTCGATGAGCTTGAATACGTCGTCAAAATGATGAATTCCTCGATTGTTCATGGGAGAAAATTTTGCAGCGAACTGCTCAGGTACGCTCTTCCCCAACGAGATTCATCATCTGAGAGTGCAATTCACGGGTGCCGGTGGCCACGAATCGCGGCCGGTAGATGTCGAGCGGGCCGCCGTCAGGGTTCGTAATGACCCCACCTGCTTCCTGAAGCATCAACGCCCCTGCGGCCACGTCCCAGGCTTGTGTGTGACCGCCCCAGTAGGCATCGAATCGTCCGGCTGCCACATAACACAAATTGAGGGCTGCCGAGCCGGTACGGCGCACCGCTTGGCAGCGGGCAATAACTCGCTCGAATTCAGCCAATTCTCGAGATTTTGGCAATACTCGGGGCGGAAAACTGACGACGACGACGGCGTGGGCGATATCTGTGGTTTGGCTGACGGATATTGGCCGGCCGTTGAGAAGCGCCCCGTGCCCCAATTCGGCCGTGAAACATTCGCGCGAAACGGGGTCGAAGACCGCACCGCAAACTAGCCGCCCACGATGCTCCAATGCGATCGAAACGCAATAATGCGGTATCTGGTGGACATAATTGGTCGTGCCGTCCAGCGGATCGACCAGCCAGCGATACTCGGCATCCTCTGGGTCTATCGGTCGCCCTTCTTCTCCCAAGAAAGCGTGGCCGGGAAAGGTCGTCAGCAAAATGCGGCGAATTTCATCTTGCGAGGCGAAATCGGCCTCGGTTACCAGGTCGGCCGGAGCCTTTTCGCGGGCTTGAAATCGCCCAATCCAATCGAGCAACACCTGGCCTCCTGCCCGAGCTGCCCGTTCGCAAGTCTTTAAGTAGTCAGACATAAGGTATCGTGGCTCCCGTGCCAAAGTCCCACCCCGGCAAGTTCTCGAATTGTACTGCATTTCTTGGTCAATTTACTATTCCAGCCTCACCAAATCGGGCTGACGGACCTCCCATCCTTCTGCTTTTTAACAAAGAATTACAAAAAACTTTGACCAAAAGCTGGACATTTCATTACGATCTGATATGATCGGCGTTGGCAGATTGAATGTGGGCCAAATACCAGTGGGAAACATTCGGCCATTGCACCTTGTCATTGCAATTGCCTTATTTCGATTATCCTGCTGAATGACCCGTTTGTATTTCGGCCTCTTCTCTGTTCCGGCCCCGCCGTCTTACGCAAGTGAGCGGCGGGGTTTTTTATTTGGTTTTGGTTCAATGCCTGATCGTAGTATCCGAATCGGCGTTGAATGAAACTGCAGGAGGCGCATCCTTTCGCCGCAGGCGTCGATACAGCTCTGCCGGTGAAGGAATTTGCCTCCTACCGTAGTGAATTGTCTGCGATAACGATTTCGATTTGAACTGCGAATAGGATATTCTTTGCCGCCATGTGTGTTGGTCAATGGCAACTTGAAGGACACGTTGCCAGACTCAAGCTCGACGACAGTGAAGTGTCGGTCGATGTCACGCGACCCAGTCACGGCCTGCTCTGGCAACCGGTTCCGAGTCGCAACGGCTTGCTCAATGTCTTGGGAATTGCGACCGGCGGCGACGAACCCTTGCCGTCATCTGTCATCGACCCGTTCGCGCGTGGTTGCGATCTTGTGGTGACCTATGCCGAACGCCAACCGCGCCAGGTTCGCGCACAAGTCTACTGGAGGAATATTCCTCCAAGCGACTTTGCCTTGGAGAATCAAGCGTTGCACATTGTTGCCGCATTTGATCTGATCCTGTCGGTCAACACCAGCGCGCTGGACGACGACCCGCAGTCTGTCGTCAGATCCGTCATTTCGCCCGCAATGGAAGTGTTCAATGTTCGCCTGGAACCTGGCCGTCGTCCGCGGGTCGAACCCTTGGTGGGAATCACTGCACGCCCCAGAAATGAAGCTAGCACGCCAACGGGAACTTTTCTCGTTCGACTGCCAAGTTGCGGGTTGAGTTACGTGGAAATCGTGCATCCGAGCGACTATCAATTAAGTGACGTCGTCAAAGGCGATGGCGCACCGCCGCGAATCCAATTGTCCCATCAACTGTTCACCCAACGATTGGAAAAGGGCGTGATCCTACGGGCTCGAGTGCGTGCGGCACTCGTTGAGCGCCAGCACGACGAAGCCGCGACGATTGCCGGCTTTGAGCGATTTTCGGCGCTCGAACCGCCGCTGACGGTGTAAGTCCTGATTCATGAATGCCATTTCCTTGGTCTGTCCGACCATCGGGCCAGCGTTCTCACCTAGAATTCGCGTAGCCTTCCAATCCGTGATTTGCTAGACTCCTTGGGCGGAAATTAACCATATGGGCTGTCGTTTTTCTCTGCGCACGGAGGCGTCGTATGTCGCAGCGGCCGTTTCGCTTTCTCCATGCTGCCGATCTGCATCTGGATGATCCGGTAGCAGGCTTGGCCGACATTCCGCCGCACCTTGTCGATTTGCTCGTCGATTGCCCGTTGGCGGCCGCTCGGCGAGTGTTTGATGCGGCGATTGAGCAGCACGTTGATTTTGTCGTACTGGCCGGCGATATCGTCGACTTGAATCGCGCGGCGTCGCGCGAATTGACTTTCCTGGTTGAGCAATTCGAGCGACTGGCCCAGAAAAACATGGCCGTTTACTGGGCGGGCGGAGCAATTGATTCCGCCGATTGGCCGCCGAATTATTCGCTTCCTGGAAATGTGATGCACGCATCCCGGCTGCACGTTCAGCGACACCGCCACACGATCGACGGCCAGCCGATTTGCGAACTCGTTGGCCGCAGCCATGATCGGCATGGTTCACCAATGGCGCGCGAATTCGCCGGCTCGAGCGACGATCTGTTTTCGATCGCCGTGGTTCATGCCAAATTTGCCGCAGGCCTGGGTGATTTGGGAATTGAATATTGGGCGCTCGGCGGTTTGCACGGCCCCACGACCTTGCATCAATCGGCCCAATCACTCTCGCACTATCCAGGCTCGCCTCAAGGGCGCAATGCGAATGAAGCCGGCGCACATCTATGTACTCTCGTGCAGGTCGATGAGCAGCGTCAAGTTCGACTGTCGCCGATCGCCACCGACGTGATCCGCTGGGAATCGCCGGTCCTCGCGCTCGACGTCGCAGCCGATCGCACCAAATTGGAACGCGCACTGCACGATCGCACAGCACAAATGATCGCTGAATCTGGCGGAGCGACGCTGCTCATTGAATGGCGAGTTTCGTGCGATGGCGCTATTTTCAACGATCTGCGCCGCGGAAAGCTTACGGCAGAATTGCTTGGGGCGCTGCGGCGGGAGTTTGGAAATCACTCGCCGGCAGCTTGGACCGTGGCCATTCAGCCGGAACTTCCCCCCGGATTGCCGATTCGAGGAGAGAATGAAGAGACTCTTCGAGGCGATTATCTAAGAGCGATTGCAGAGCTATTGCACGACAAGCCTATGACCGATAGTCATTCCATCCACCTGGATGCCGATTCGCTACTGTCCGAAGACAACGCTGCCTGGCAACTTCCGCAGCTCAATCATCTAGCCGCCGCATTAGCTGCTCCCGCTCCGCGCCGGCGTGTCTTGCAGCAGGCCGTCTGGCTGGGAACCGATTTGCTAAGCCCCGAGGAGTCCGCACGATGAAGCTCACCGACATCCAAATCGATGGCTTCGGTGTATGGCAGGGGCTGGAGCTGCGCGATTTGTCGGATCGCTGCACCGTCTTCTACGGAGCAAACGAAGCCGGCAAGTCGACACTGCTGCAATTCCTGCGGGCGGCACTATACGGATTTTCGCCCGCGCGACGGGCTCGCTATTTGCCGCCGGTGCGCGGCGGCATTGCGGGGGGAACGCTATCGGTCGTCGATCGCGCGGGCAAACGATTTCGCATTTTTCGGCAAGACCATGCCGACCAGCCTTTGGGAGCCAT from Pirellulales bacterium includes the following:
- a CDS encoding inositol monophosphatase, which codes for MSDYLKTCERAARAGGQVLLDWIGRFQAREKAPADLVTEADFASQDEIRRILLTTFPGHAFLGEEGRPIDPEDAEYRWLVDPLDGTTNYVHQIPHYCVSIALEHRGRLVCGAVFDPVSRECFTAELGHGALLNGRPISVSQTTDIAHAVVVVSFPPRVLPKSRELAEFERVIARCQAVRRTGSAALNLCYVAAGRFDAYWGGHTQAWDVAAGALMLQEAGGVITNPDGGPLDIYRPRFVATGTRELHSQMMNLVGEERT
- a CDS encoding metallophosphoesterase; the protein is MSQRPFRFLHAADLHLDDPVAGLADIPPHLVDLLVDCPLAAARRVFDAAIEQHVDFVVLAGDIVDLNRAASRELTFLVEQFERLAQKNMAVYWAGGAIDSADWPPNYSLPGNVMHASRLHVQRHRHTIDGQPICELVGRSHDRHGSPMAREFAGSSDDLFSIAVVHAKFAAGLGDLGIEYWALGGLHGPTTLHQSAQSLSHYPGSPQGRNANEAGAHLCTLVQVDEQRQVRLSPIATDVIRWESPVLALDVAADRTKLERALHDRTAQMIAESGGATLLIEWRVSCDGAIFNDLRRGKLTAELLGALRREFGNHSPAAWTVAIQPELPPGLPIRGENEETLRGDYLRAIAELLHDKPMTDSHSIHLDADSLLSEDNAAWQLPQLNHLAAALAAPAPRRRVLQQAVWLGTDLLSPEESAR